In Bacteroidales bacterium, the genomic window AACAGCATCATTCACTTCTTTTTCTATCACAACTTTTCCTTCTATGTTCACCAGTTCAACGCTATTTACCCCTTGGGTTTCGATAAATACTATTACAGACGCCGGATTTGGAT contains:
- a CDS encoding T9SS type A sorting domain-containing protein; the encoded protein is PNPASVIVFIETQGVNSVELVNIEGKVVIEKEVNDAVTILNINQVNAGIYFLHLYIDNGKRHTEKILVH